Within Macaca nemestrina isolate mMacNem1 chromosome X, mMacNem.hap1, whole genome shotgun sequence, the genomic segment TGCACACCTCTCTGTGAATAGCTCTTATACATGCCAGTGTGTGGCATGTTCCTCCGGAATGAGCTTTACATGTGCACATGGAGTACCCatcctatcattttttttttttttgagatggagtctcgttctgtcgcccaggctggagtgcagtggcgcaatcttggctcactgcaagctctgcctcccgggttcacgccattctcctgcctcagcctccagagtagctgggactacaggcgcccgccaccacgcctggctaattttttgtatttttagtagagacggggtttcaccgtgttagccaggatggtctcgatctcctgacctcgtgatccgcccgtctcggcctcccaaagtgctaggattacaggcttgagccaccgcgcccggccatccccTATCATTTTTAATGTTGTGGCTTGACAGACATAATGCTTTATTCTTAGTACAAATCTCATGGCAAAATCCACTGGATTTGAGCCCTAATCAAGAGATACAGAAAGTCCAAACACTGTCACATGGATGCCAAATAAGGGTTtattgaaaataaacataaatgccCTCCATTGACTGGGCTTATTAGCATGAAGCAAAATGCAGATGCTATTTCCTCTTTGTGAGTTTTGAGGTCGTGGTCGATGTCTGGCCCTCTTTATAATCTTTAACAGCACTGCAATCTCAGTACTATGTAACTGTGCCAGCTCTAATCTCTACTCTGAATGGGATTAAAAATGGCTtgagaccgggcgcagtggctcacacctgtaatctcagtactttgggaggccgaaatgggcagatcgcgaggttaggagttcaagaccagcctggccaacatggtgaaaccctgtctctactaaaaatacaaaaattagcccggcatggtggcaggtgtctgtaatcccagctactcaaaaggctgaggcagaattgcttgaaactggaagggggaggttgcagtgaaccgagattgcatcattgcactccagcctgggcaaaataaattccatctcaaaagatagatacataaatgaatttttaaaaatggcttgagccggccgggtgtggtggctcatgcctgtaatcctagcactttgggaggccgagtgggtggatcatgaggtcaagagattgagaccatcctggccaacatggtgaaaccatctctactaaaaatacaaaaattagttgggcgtggtggtgtacacctgtagtcccacctactcaggatgctgaggcagaattgcttgaacacaggaggcagaggttgcagtaggccaatattgcaccattgcactccagcctggcaacacagcaagactccatctcaaaaaaaaaaaaaaaaaaaggcttgagCCAGGTGAAAATGGATGAAGGCAACTGGATGAAATTGGTATTGAttctaaaaatttttgtttaaatgagGTGATAGTCATAAAACAAATGTAACCATTTTGAAGTGGACAATTCAGCTCACGGTTCATGATTAATAACCATAGGACTACCAAAGGTGGGTTCATAGTATTTCTTGGAGAAAGCTCATTCAGCTATGACCATCCATAGGAAATGGAACAATGTTTTTTGGATGCACTGGGCCTGAATTCCTTTGCTAATGTGTTGGAAATGTTGGTAGGTGGCACAACCAAGTTATTCTTTGTTAAGTGGATGGCtgacaattgtttttttttttttttgagatggagtctcgctctgttgcccaggctggggtgcagtggccggatctcagctcactgcaagctccgcctcccgggtttacgccattctcctgcctcagcctccggagtagctgggactacaggcgcccgccacctcgcccggctagttttttgtattttttagtagagacagggtttcaccgggttagccaggatggtcttgatctcctgacctcgtgatccacctgccttggcctcccaaagtgctgggattacaggcttgagccaccagacAATTGGTTTTAAAAAGACAGTTCTTCATCTCCAGAGATATTGtagcatttattaaaatgtagcATTCACTAAAAAGGTAGTATTTATTCAAATGTAgcactcaaatataaaatatatttttatatgaaaataaactgcagacaaacaaaatttattttagatatttttatttctccaaatttgttatttatcaggagtgactgaaataaaaaatacaattgagtCCCATCATCATCATGGAAATGGCTTTAAGAGAAAACTGGTCAGATGAATATTATTGCTTCCCATTTTCAACCAGTAAATAGTTGCCACTGAGAAACTGACAGCCAGGAGTCTGTCAAGAATGTTCAAGATATGTTATATAATACAACATGCCTGTTCACAGGGGGAAAAATCCTAGGAAATAACTTATGTGTACTTCTTGATTTCATCATACAAGACAAGCACAAAAGCACCACCCATGCCCCTGAGAACATTGGACCATGCACCCTTGAAAAAAGCTTTGCCTCCTTCATCACGAGCTATCTTCCTCCAGCAGTCAAGCGTGCCTGTGTACATGATGTCAGCTGCAAAGAATAAAGACAGAGTTGGTGACTGAAGGCCGATGAAAAATCCTAAGATTCACTAGGCTAAATAAAGCAGAGCCCTACCTCTAAGAACATCAGCTTTAAACCCAACATTCACACATTAGCATGGGCAACACTGAAATATTAATGCTGTGACCACAGGAATACACAGACTACCCACTGGTCTTAATCTCTAATACCAGTTAAGCACCCTCATTCATAGGCATCTGAAGGGCCGGATCAAAGGCAGCTGTGGAATAGACACAGATGCTATCAACCCCATCCCTTGACTTGGACAGCCAGCCATTTCTAAAGGTGGGCATCACCAGTTTGTGGCCGCAGCTTGCCCCACGCCTACAATTTTATCTTCTGCTCAAGGGGAACTTACTTCCTTTGCGCCCTGACTGCATCATCATGCGGCGGCGAACAGTATCAAATGGATAGGAAGTCAACCCAGCAACAGCAGTGACAGTCTGTGCGATCATCCAGCTGATGACGATGTGAGTGTTTTTGGGATCCGGAAGCATTCCTGGGAATAGGAAAGAGATGCTTTTACCAAAAAGTAGAGTTTTACTGACTTCCTTTCCCCACATCCCCTAAACATGTCATCTGTGCATGAGGGTCGCACTGGATGATCTTGGCTTCCTTCAGCAATTAAAAAAACTCTCTAGCTCTTGGAATGTTAGGTTGGTACAACGCTCTTTTAAATTGTCTCCTAAGAACACAACTTTAAAGCCCCCAGCAAACTTACCCTTTGCAGTGTCATAGATACCGAAGTAGGCGGCTCGGTAGATGATAATACCCTGCACAGACACGTTAAAGCCTTGGTACAGGCCCTTAATCCCATCAGATTTGTAGATCTTAACCAGGCAGTCACCGAGGCCTCGGAATTCCCTTTCAGCTCCAGCTTTACCCACATCAGCTGCTAGACGGGTACGGGCAAAATCAAGAGGGTACACAAAACACAGGGATGTGGCCCCTGCGGCACCACCTGATGCCAGATTCCCTGCAAAGTAGCGCCAAAACTGGGTCCTCTTGTCCACACCACCTAGGAAGATCTGCTTGTATTTATCTTTGAAGGCGAAGTTAAGAGCCTGGGTGGGGAAGTATCTGATGACATTGGCCAGGTTACCGCGCCAGAAGGACAGAACTCCCTGCTCCTTGGGAATACGGACCACGCAGTCTATAATGCCTTTGTATTGCTTATCTGCAGTGATCTGCTTGCTGGCATGCTGCACCTAATAGACAGGAAGAAGCCAACAGGGACAGTTATAACCATGcggaagggaaagagaagagcaTATGCCATATGGATCAATACCCTTTAAGGCTGGCTCCCCTCTCCCAAATCTAGTCTTCGTATATCATACTGGCTGGAGCCTCCCAACCATATGAGGCTGTCACAGGGGAAGAGGTGATCGGCACCAGAGGTATTAAGCCTCCACCCCTCTGAGTGGGGAGGGGGCATCCTCCAGCGGACTCGTGACCTTTAAACCTGAGATAAAGGTCATTACCTCAAACCCAGGTTCAGAGGCATTAGGGCGAGTCCCACATAGGGCGCGGTCACCTTGGGGACCGCAGCCTACGCCTCTGGTCTCCTGAGCTGCTTCCGTCTCGCTCCGCCCCCACTCCGCTTCCAGAGGTGACCCGAGCGCCGCCGCCGGCACCCCTACACGCTCGCCCAGGGGCGCCCTCTAGAGCCAGCACTGGAGAGCGCGCGGCGCAGGGAGGCAGGCGGAGGGGACACGGCGGCCGCGGCTGCGCGGAGGCGGACGTAAAAGGAACACGCGCTTCCCGGCGCCGGTTTCCGGCCCGGCGAGGTTTGAGCGCGTCCGCGGGCTGGGAGGCCGCCGGACCCAGGCGCATGGCCTTCCCCGGGCAGTTATCTCCTTGCCGCGACCTTGAGGTCTTCGTTAAGAACTGGCGTTCCTCTTTCTAACGCCGGCTTTCGGCCTTCGCCCTTGACGCCCAGGCCCGGGGAGGCCGTCACTCAGGGACTGCTCCATCCGAGTCGGCCGCCTCGGGGATGCCGAGAGGCTGGTCCTGCTCTCCGCCCCTGGCCCCTTTCTAGACTC encodes:
- the LOC105468552 gene encoding ADP/ATP translocase 2 → MTDAAVSFAKDFLAGGVAAAISKTAVAPIERVKLLLQVQHASKQITADKQYKGIIDCVVRIPKEQGVLSFWRGNLANVIRYFPTQALNFAFKDKYKQIFLGGVDKRTQFWRYFAGNLASGGAAGATSLCFVYPLDFARTRLAADVGKAGAEREFRGLGDCLVKIYKSDGIKGLYQGFNVSVQGIIIYRAAYFGIYDTAKGMLPDPKNTHIVISWMIAQTVTAVAGLTSYPFDTVRRRMMMQSGRKGTDIMYTGTLDCWRKIARDEGGKAFFKGAWSNVLRGMGGAFVLVLYDEIKKYT